In Methanobacterium sp., a single window of DNA contains:
- the sppA gene encoding signal peptide peptidase SppA, whose product MNKNAKILMIGMGGLSVMAMFVLIVLVSMSSSFGGSVAVIPIQGQIGYGSSNMLGGSVVNPDEIKEQIKTAESDRSVSAILLEINSPGGTPVASEEIMEEVKDCKKPVVSWISDSGASGAYLAASGSDKIVASNSSMVGSIGVIMDLTNLSDLYQKLGIDRYAIKGGKYKDIGADYRDLTSEEKNILQTMVDENYESFVANVAQNRKLSKEYVENIAEGQVYTGKQAKKLKLIDEIGGKDHALDIAAKLGGIHGSYEVITMKSPQSFSDVLNTLSSKIGYSIGKGIGSLLKEDTIQSAMY is encoded by the coding sequence ATGAATAAAAATGCCAAAATTTTGATGATTGGTATGGGTGGACTTTCGGTAATGGCCATGTTTGTCCTGATTGTTCTAGTATCCATGTCCTCTTCTTTCGGAGGTTCTGTGGCAGTCATACCAATTCAAGGCCAAATTGGGTATGGTTCATCTAATATGTTAGGTGGAAGCGTTGTTAATCCTGACGAAATCAAGGAACAAATTAAAACAGCTGAATCTGACAGATCGGTAAGCGCAATTCTCCTGGAAATAAATAGTCCAGGTGGAACACCAGTTGCCAGTGAAGAGATCATGGAAGAAGTTAAAGATTGTAAAAAACCAGTGGTGTCATGGATCAGTGATTCTGGAGCATCAGGGGCGTATCTTGCAGCTTCTGGCTCAGATAAGATAGTTGCCAGTAACTCCTCAATGGTGGGAAGTATCGGTGTGATCATGGATTTAACCAATCTTTCGGATCTTTACCAGAAACTAGGAATAGATCGATACGCAATAAAAGGTGGAAAATACAAGGATATTGGTGCTGACTACAGAGATTTGACCAGTGAGGAAAAGAACATACTTCAAACCATGGTCGATGAAAATTATGAAAGCTTTGTTGCAAATGTTGCCCAAAACAGGAAACTAAGCAAAGAATACGTGGAAAACATAGCAGAAGGACAAGTATATACTGGAAAACAAGCCAAAAAACTGAAACTCATCGATGAAATCGGGGGCAAAGATCATGCTCTTGATATTGCAGCAAAACTTGGAGGAATTCATGGATCATATGAGGTGATAACTATGAAATCTCCTCAGTCATTCAGTGATGTTTTAAACACACTTTCTTCCAAGATCGGATATTCTATTGGAAAAGGAATAGGCAGTCTTTTAAAGGAGGATACAATTCAAAGTGCTATGTATTAA
- a CDS encoding ECF transporter S component has protein sequence MHLTDGLIPLWQAAIYWILTIALLALYMYKLSKTEETEQVIVKTAILAAVTIAASSISIPSPFGVPIHLFIIPLVAILLGPLSGIIVAFLCFLVQFFILGMGGITSLGANVVTMGIVMSFTTYYFYKFIAELDERLGIFSATFMGVIMATITQVVILLFAGVATLEFLMATLVPFYLFVGVIEGIINVFIILSIFQMKPELATAKTI, from the coding sequence TTGCATTTAACCGATGGCCTGATACCATTATGGCAGGCTGCAATCTATTGGATTTTAACTATTGCATTACTGGCATTGTATATGTATAAACTATCTAAAACTGAGGAAACAGAACAAGTAATAGTCAAAACAGCCATTTTGGCGGCAGTGACTATAGCTGCGTCTTCAATATCTATACCATCACCATTTGGAGTTCCTATACACTTGTTTATAATACCATTAGTAGCAATTTTGCTCGGTCCTTTAAGTGGGATTATAGTGGCCTTTTTATGCTTCTTAGTACAGTTCTTTATCCTGGGAATGGGGGGTATAACCTCTTTAGGTGCTAATGTAGTTACAATGGGAATTGTGATGAGCTTTACAACCTATTACTTCTACAAATTCATAGCTGAACTTGATGAAAGATTAGGTATTTTCTCGGCAACATTCATGGGTGTAATCATGGCCACCATCACCCAAGTTGTAATATTACTGTTTGCAGGTGTTGCCACACTCGAATTTTTAATGGCGACTTTAGTGCCATTCTATTTATTTGTAGGAGTTATAGAGGGAATTATAAATGTTTTCATCATCCTATCCATATTCCAAATGAAACCAGAATTAGCAACGGCGAAAACAATATAG